The Duganella sp. BuS-21 sequence AACCAGCGCCGCTTCGGCTTGCTGGGCAAGATGACCGGCGTTACCGTCACCGACATGCCGCGCGCGATGGTGGGCCTGTATGTGTCGAAGAAAGTGCCGCCCGAAGTGCAGCAGCGCTACGCCGATGCGCTGCGTTCCATCATCGCCGATGGCAGCTTGCTGCGACTCTACGAAAAATACCTGGGCGCGGTCAGCGCCAACCGCCTGTACCACGACGGCACGCGCGCGATACTCGACGCCCTGCCGCAGCAGCAGTCCGAGCGCTAGCTGCGGCGCACGGCGCCGACCACCAGCAGCGCACCGGCCAGCAGGCTGGCGGCGATCAGGTACATGCCGCTGGCCGTGCTGCTGGTGGCATCGCGGATCGCACCCACCAGATACGGCGCCACGAAGCCGGCCAGGTTGCCGATCGAGTTGATCATGGCAATGCCGGCCGCCGCCGCCGCGCCGCCCAGCAGCGCCGTGGGCAGGCTCCAGAACACCGGGAAGGTGCTGAGGATGCCGGCCGTGGCCAGGCTCAGCGCGGCCAGCGCGATCACGGTGTTGTCGCTGTAGAGCGTGGCGGCGACCAGGCCCAGCGCGCCAGCCAGCGCGGCGATGGCCGTGTGCCAGCGGCGCTCGCCGCTGCGGTCCGAGTGGCGCGCCACCAGCACCATGGTCACCGCCGCCACACCGTACGGCACGGCCGACAGCAGGCCGATGTCGAGCACATCCTTCACGCCGCTGTTCTTGATCAACTGCGGCAGCCAGAAGCTCACGCCGTACAAGCCCATCACGCACAGGAAGTAGACCAGCGCCAGCAGCCACACCCTGCCGCTGCGGAACAACTGCGCCAGCGGCATGTGCTGGCGCGACTGGCCGTCGGCGGCGATTTCGCGCTCCAGCGTTTGCTTGTCCGCCTCGCTGAGCCAGGACGCGGCGCGGATGCCGTCGTCGAGATAGAACAAGGTGCAGACACCGAGCAGCACCGACGGCAGGCCTTCGAGCAGGAGCAGCCACTGCCAGCCGCGCCAGCCGTTCGCACCGTCGAAGGTTTGCATGATCCAGCCCGACAGCGGACCGCCCACCACGCCGGCCACCGCCACCCCGCTCATGAACCAGGCCACCATGCGCGCGCGGCGGTGGGCCGGATACCAGTAGGTCAGGTACAGGATGATGCCGGGGAAGAAACCGGCTTCGGCCGCGCCCAGCAAGAACCGCAGCACGTAGAAGCTGGCCACGCTGTTGGTGAACATCAGTGCCGACGAGAGCAAGCCCCAGCTGATCATGATGCGGGCGATCCACAGGCGCGCACCGGCGCGCGTCATCAGCAGGTTGGAGGGCACCTCGAAGATGAAGTAGCCGATGAAGAAGATGCCGGCGCCGGCGCCGTAGACGGCGTCGCTGAAATGCAGATCGGCCTGCATCTGCAACTTGGCGAAGCCGACGTTGACCCGGTCCAGGTAGGCCGCCACGAAGCACAGGAACAGGAAGGGCATCAGCCGCCAGCTGACGCGTTTGTACAAAGAATCAAGATTGTCGTTCATGGATGGGATAGTGACACCGTCTGCCGCCCGGCAAAACAATTTTCTAAAATTTTTGGAAAACCACTTGCGGAACCGAATCAGGCTCCTATAGAATACGGCCTCGTTCAGCAGTTGTAGCAGTTAAATGAGACAACGCTGATAAGTTTTCTGGGTGCTTAGCTCAGTTGGTAGAGCGGCGCCCTTACAAGGCGTAGGTCGGGAGTTCGAGCCTCTCAGCACCCACCAGCGAACTTATAAAAACGAATGGAGTGGTAGTTCAGTTGGTTAGAATACCGGCCTGTCACGCCGGGGGTCGCGGGTTCGAGTCCCGTCCACTCCGCCAATATTCCGAAGGGCCCGATGTTCGCATCGGGCCCTTTTCATTTGCGCCTCAGAATCTCGATCTAAGCTGATTGGCAATGAAAAATTCCTATCTTCACTTTCGTCTCCGGCTGGCACGGCACGCGCTGCTGCAATTTGTTTCCAGCCTGAAGAGTTCACTTGAATACATCCTGCTGGGATTCGGCCCGGTCTTGTTCGGGCTGCTGGCGGTGATCGCCTTGCCCGGCCTGTTCGCCGCCACCCGGCCGTGGCCGGAGGCACTGGGCCTGGTCGCTGGCCAGGTCTTGCTCGGCAGCGCGCCGGTGTGGCTGCTGCGCAAACGCTTGCTGCCGGCGGCCGTCCTGCAATGGAGCTATCCGCTGCCGATCGGCGCGCGCAGGATGTGGGGCGCCGATGCCGCAGTGGCCGCCATGATCGTCGGCCCCTTGAGCGGCGCCTATGCCATCTCGACCGCGATCTGGCTGTATCAATGGCCCGACTGGCTGCGGCCGGTCGCCCCGCAAGCACTGTTGCTGACGCTGGCCTCGCTGCTGCTGTCGTGGCTGCTCTCGACCTGGACCCTGGCGCATCGCAACCGCCGGCCCGCCGCCGGCAAACCGCCGCGCGCCCGCCGCGCACCGAGCGCCTACGCGCCCCGCACCAACGCTGCGACCGCCGCCCTGCCCACCTATGCCTATTACTGGCAGCAGCTGTTCTGGCTGCCATTCTGGCGTGCCGACAACGTGGTCGGCATCCAGCAAACCCTGCTGCTGGCCGGCGCCCTGCTCAGCATCGGCGTCTGGCTCTGGCATCCTGCCATCGTGCCGCCGGCGCTGTGGGGTGCCTGCGCCGCGCTGATGTCCATGCTGCTGACCGATCGCGGCGACAAGGCCGTGGCCGAACAAATCGCCCTGCTGCGACCCGTAGCCGCCAACTGGCCGCTGCACACCGAGCGCTTGTACCGCCTGGCCATGCTGTTCACGCTGCTGCCGGCGCTGTCCGTGCTGGCCTGCTTCGCCGCGCTGACGCTGGGACGCCCGGCCGACGGCTACAGCCACACCGTGGCCGTGGTCTGGCTGGTCTTCTCCGCCCTTGTCCACGTCGCCATCGTCGCGCTGCGCCGCCTCAGCGTGCGCGGCCGCGTCGGCCTGGTGATCGGCGCCATCCTCATCCTGACCGCCATTGGAAGCGAACTATGGAATTAAGCATCGAACAGCTCACCTTCGAATACGCCAGCCGCCCGCTGTTCAGCCGGTTCAACCTGCGCCTGGGCCCCGGCATCACCTGGCTGCGCGGCGAAAACGGCGCCGGCAAGACCACCTTGCTGAAACTGGCGTGCGGCGCCCTCGCGCCCCACGGCGGCAAGATCTGGCTGGACGACATCGAACTCCACGAACAGCCGCTGGTGTACCGCCTGCACTGCTACTACTGCGGCGGCGACACGCCGCAACTGCCGTGGCTGACGGTGCGCGAAGTGCTGGACCTGCACGTCGCCCTCTACGCCGGCATGGACGCGGAGCTGCTCAATACCCAGCTGTCCGCCTTCCACCTGCTGCCGACGCTGGACCAGCCCGTCACCACGCTATCGCTGGGCCAGCACAAGAAAATGCAGCTGTCGCTGGCGCTGTCCCTGCCGGTGCGGCTGCTGCTGATCGACGAACCGTTCAACGGCCTCGATGTGGACGCGGTGGCCTATCTGCGTCAGCAGCTGGCCGCGCCGCAACGCCTGGCACGCCAAGGCATCGTGCTGACCAGCCACCTCGAACCGGCCCTGCCACTCGTTAACACCGTGCAACTGTGAACTCTTAGCAACAAACGCGGCGCATCGGGGCATCACGCGGGCAAAACCGGCGACAATGAGAGACACGCACTTTTTCCCGCCCTGGAGTTCCCTTGATTTTCGGTTTCCTCAAATCGCCCGAGCTGTCGCCGCGTTTGCTGCGGCTGAAAGAATCGGCCCTGTTCTCCTCGCTCACGCCGCTCGAACTGAAGATCGTCGACGGCCTGATGCACGAACGCCGCTACCTGGCTGACGAAATCATCTTTGACGAAGGCGAGGAAGGCCAGGCCCTGTACCTGGTCATGTCGGGCCGCGTCATCATCAGCCGCCAGTTCGGCGCCGGGCGCGAAGTGGTGGCCGAGCTGTCGGGCGGCGCCTTCTTCGGCGACCTGGCGCTGCTGGACGACTCGCCGCGCAACGCGCAAACGCGGGCGCTGGACAACTGCGAACTGGCGGTGTTCTTCCGCGCCGACTTCATGGGCCTGATGGAAACCGATCCCGTCATCGGCTACAAGATCTCGCTGGCCCTGGCGCGCCACATCGGCCGCCGCCTGCGCGACTGGATGACCGGCAAGCCGCAGATCGAAGCGCTATGAACCTGCTGCCGAGCCAACAACGCGGCGGACCCGTGGTGTGGAGCGGCATCATCGCCGCCACCTGCGTGCTGCTGTTCCTGCTGCAGCAGATGCTGTTCCTGGCCATCCCCTTCCTGCTCGGCATCGTGCTGTACTACATCCTGCAACCGCCGACCCAGCGGCTGATCCGCATGGGCTTCAGCCAGAACAGCGCCACGCTGATGGTGGGCGCCGTGTTCCTGCTGCTGGTGACGCTGGCCATCCTGACGGCGGTGCTGTGGAATTCCTCGGCGCCCAGCACCTCGTGGCAGGACCTGCTGGGCACCTACCTGAAAGGCGGCCTGGACTTCGTGCGCCATACGCTGCGCACGCTGGAGCAGCAGTTCCCCATCCTGCAGCAAGTGCAGCTGGCCGAAACGGTGGACCAGCGCATGGCCGCCTTCACCAGCGACTTCGTGCAATCGCACCTGACCGAGATCCTGGTCTCGACGGCGGCCTGGTTGCCGTCGCTGCTGCTGGCGCCGTTCCTGACCTTCTTCTTTTTGCGCGACGGCCTGCGCTTCAAAAAATTCCTGGCGCGTGCCGTGCCCAACGCCTTCTTCGAACGCACGCTGTGCCTGCTGCATGAAGTCGACCAGACCGCGCACCGCTATTTCCAGGGCCTGATCCGGCTGACCCTGCTCGACACGGCGGTGCTGGCCTTCGGCCTGTGGGTGATCGGCGTCTCTTCGCCGCTGGTACTGGGGCTGATTGCGGCGGTGCTGGCCTGGGTGCCGTATGTGGGCTCGATCGTCGGCTGCGTGCTGGTGGTGATGGTGGCCTCGACCGACGCACCGTCGGACCCGGCGGTGGCCTACCTGGCGATCAGCGTCTTCATCTGGGTGCGCCTGCTGGACGACTTCGTCTTCATGCCGCTGACCTTGGGGCGCAGCCTGCACATCCACCCGCTGATCACGGTGCTGATGATCTTCATCGGCGGCTCGGTGGCCGGGGTGGCCGGCCTGATGCTGGTGCTGCCGTTGCTGGGCGTGGTGATGGTGATCGGCGAAACCCTGGGCCGCCTGATCACCGACCCGCGCCTGCGCGCGCGCCACCGCAACGCCATGGCCCTGCGCACCCGGCAAGCCAGCTACGACCTCGCTTCCTAACTTGGAAAGTCGTGCATCGCTGCCTTGTATTTGCGGTGTTTGCCCCGTTTACCCCGTTTACCCCGTTTACCCCGTCGCTTCGCATTGTTGTGCGGGGCGGCCTTTCCTGCGGCGAACATGTAGGCTACCGCTGTTTCTTGCAGCGCGCGGCAGGTCGCTGCGAGCACCCATTGCTCGACGCCGGGAAAACGCAGCCAGATGGCTTTCCACGCATTGCGGTTGCCACTGCCAAAGAGGTTCGCGAATCCTGATGGCGACATGCCGCATCCATCGCAGTTGATTTCATTCCCACGCACCATGGCGAAATAGGGCTTGCGGTCGAAGCACGCGCGCAGCCTCGTTCCTTCTGGCAGGAAAAGCTGCTTCCATTGATATCCCGTTTCGGCAGCGGCCGTAGCTGCGGCCACCGGTTGCACTGTGGCGGGCTTCATGTAGGCGCGGATCGCGTCGCAGACGTAGGGTTCCAGATCGAGGCCCGAGCAAGGGCTGCCGGTGAAGGCGACCAATTCATCGATGAGCTCCGACGGAACGCGGAGCGGGAATTCGAGCTTGAGCATGAGGGGTCTCCGAAAAGGCGTTTTTACTAAAAACTGCTAACTCATACTAATGAGTACTGCAGTGCTCTATTCCTTACTAAAA is a genomic window containing:
- a CDS encoding MFS transporter, with the protein product MNDNLDSLYKRVSWRLMPFLFLCFVAAYLDRVNVGFAKLQMQADLHFSDAVYGAGAGIFFIGYFIFEVPSNLLMTRAGARLWIARIMISWGLLSSALMFTNSVASFYVLRFLLGAAEAGFFPGIILYLTYWYPAHRRARMVAWFMSGVAVAGVVGGPLSGWIMQTFDGANGWRGWQWLLLLEGLPSVLLGVCTLFYLDDGIRAASWLSEADKQTLEREIAADGQSRQHMPLAQLFRSGRVWLLALVYFLCVMGLYGVSFWLPQLIKNSGVKDVLDIGLLSAVPYGVAAVTMVLVARHSDRSGERRWHTAIAALAGALGLVAATLYSDNTVIALAALSLATAGILSTFPVFWSLPTALLGGAAAAAGIAMINSIGNLAGFVAPYLVGAIRDATSSTASGMYLIAASLLAGALLVVGAVRRS
- a CDS encoding AI-2E family transporter gives rise to the protein MNLLPSQQRGGPVVWSGIIAATCVLLFLLQQMLFLAIPFLLGIVLYYILQPPTQRLIRMGFSQNSATLMVGAVFLLLVTLAILTAVLWNSSAPSTSWQDLLGTYLKGGLDFVRHTLRTLEQQFPILQQVQLAETVDQRMAAFTSDFVQSHLTEILVSTAAWLPSLLLAPFLTFFFLRDGLRFKKFLARAVPNAFFERTLCLLHEVDQTAHRYFQGLIRLTLLDTAVLAFGLWVIGVSSPLVLGLIAAVLAWVPYVGSIVGCVLVVMVASTDAPSDPAVAYLAISVFIWVRLLDDFVFMPLTLGRSLHIHPLITVLMIFIGGSVAGVAGLMLVLPLLGVVMVIGETLGRLITDPRLRARHRNAMALRTRQASYDLAS
- a CDS encoding cyclic nucleotide-binding domain-containing protein — encoded protein: MIFGFLKSPELSPRLLRLKESALFSSLTPLELKIVDGLMHERRYLADEIIFDEGEEGQALYLVMSGRVIISRQFGAGREVVAELSGGAFFGDLALLDDSPRNAQTRALDNCELAVFFRADFMGLMETDPVIGYKISLALARHIGRRLRDWMTGKPQIEAL
- a CDS encoding ATP-binding cassette domain-containing protein, whose protein sequence is MELSIEQLTFEYASRPLFSRFNLRLGPGITWLRGENGAGKTTLLKLACGALAPHGGKIWLDDIELHEQPLVYRLHCYYCGGDTPQLPWLTVREVLDLHVALYAGMDAELLNTQLSAFHLLPTLDQPVTTLSLGQHKKMQLSLALSLPVRLLLIDEPFNGLDVDAVAYLRQQLAAPQRLARQGIVLTSHLEPALPLVNTVQL